Proteins from a single region of Dyadobacter fanqingshengii:
- a CDS encoding PorZ beta-propeller-like domain-containing protein, which yields MKRLVLFVLLCGALSQMGMGQNVALGQWETHFNYLSAKHIVRVNDHIFCASHNGLFSIHTIDKHIKTWSKSDGLTSTGISSMAFDQEQNLLLLAYRDGNVDLVYLDQSVQPEQIISWPVFAQNPDLPENKNIKRVILRENLAYLCTGFGIVVLDIKNQQVEETYRYIGTNGTQVSVSDIAFAGDSLFAVTAQGILATSMSPAVNRQYFANWKTVATPAKAVAIAASAAQLYIGCAGRGLYQREKGNWKSVFLSSSQTYFLNASENELTATLDDRVILFNQKNEAKTFTSPLFKAPEESVQINSERFWIADAKNGLLHNENQAFQSFAPLQADTTIFPRRDSSIIDLNALSWTRLPEYLGGGILVKNTQNQQRILTTNLGSGSLPSSIVNSLAIDVDGNIWFASDKGVGYFVTDDILNAARVDAVLPIYGQRRLFANEKCTAIAIEPGNRKWIGTRNGLYLFNEDGTELIQKISAADSPLPSDSISALQCDSEKGILFIDTPNGMVSYRSNSTTSSEDFSGVKIFPNPVQPGYGGTIGITGLMNDSVVKITELSGRLIYETKSQGGTASWDLNDYTGRRAKGGIYMVLIVTSDGNEKFAGKLAVIN from the coding sequence ATGAAACGGCTGGTTTTGTTTGTGCTTCTTTGCGGCGCCCTATCTCAGATGGGTATGGGCCAGAATGTGGCATTGGGCCAGTGGGAAACGCATTTCAATTATCTTTCCGCGAAGCACATAGTTCGGGTTAATGATCACATTTTTTGCGCTTCGCATAACGGCCTTTTCAGCATTCATACCATTGATAAGCATATCAAAACCTGGTCAAAATCAGACGGTCTGACGAGCACTGGAATCAGCAGCATGGCTTTTGATCAGGAGCAGAATCTTTTGCTTCTGGCGTATAGGGATGGCAATGTTGATTTGGTTTATCTGGATCAATCCGTGCAGCCCGAACAAATTATCAGTTGGCCCGTTTTTGCGCAGAATCCCGATTTACCAGAAAATAAGAACATCAAGCGTGTCATTTTGCGGGAAAATCTCGCCTACCTCTGTACTGGTTTTGGCATTGTGGTTCTGGACATCAAAAATCAGCAGGTCGAAGAAACCTACCGTTATATCGGAACCAATGGGACGCAAGTATCTGTAAGCGACATTGCCTTTGCTGGTGACTCACTATTTGCGGTAACGGCGCAGGGAATTCTTGCAACTTCCATGTCTCCGGCTGTTAACAGGCAGTATTTTGCCAATTGGAAAACAGTTGCGACGCCGGCAAAAGCGGTAGCCATTGCGGCCAGTGCTGCTCAGCTTTATATAGGTTGTGCAGGCAGGGGTTTATACCAAAGAGAAAAAGGGAACTGGAAATCTGTCTTCCTATCAAGCAGCCAAACGTATTTTTTAAATGCATCAGAAAATGAACTCACCGCCACATTGGATGATCGGGTCATTTTATTCAACCAAAAAAACGAGGCGAAAACATTCACTAGCCCTTTGTTCAAAGCTCCTGAGGAATCAGTTCAGATAAATAGTGAAAGGTTTTGGATCGCCGATGCAAAAAATGGTTTGCTCCATAACGAAAACCAGGCATTTCAATCTTTCGCTCCCCTACAAGCCGACACCACTATTTTCCCAAGAAGAGATTCTTCCATTATTGATTTGAATGCACTCAGCTGGACAAGACTTCCGGAATATCTGGGCGGCGGCATATTGGTCAAAAACACTCAGAATCAGCAACGTATTCTTACAACAAATTTGGGAAGCGGCAGTTTGCCTTCTTCTATTGTTAATAGTCTGGCCATTGATGTGGATGGAAACATTTGGTTTGCGAGCGATAAAGGAGTTGGCTATTTTGTTACTGATGACATTCTGAATGCGGCGAGGGTCGATGCTGTTTTGCCTATTTACGGCCAGCGAAGACTTTTTGCCAATGAAAAATGCACTGCAATTGCTATTGAACCAGGCAATCGAAAATGGATAGGCACACGAAACGGCTTGTATCTGTTCAATGAAGATGGGACTGAGTTGATCCAAAAAATTTCTGCAGCCGACAGTCCTTTACCCTCCGATTCAATCAGCGCATTGCAATGCGACTCCGAAAAAGGCATTTTGTTTATTGATACACCCAATGGAATGGTTTCGTACAGAAGCAATTCCACAACCTCGTCTGAGGATTTTTCGGGTGTAAAGATATTTCCCAACCCGGTGCAGCCCGGATATGGAGGGACGATTGGCATAACTGGCTTGATGAATGATTCGGTCGTTAAAATCACTGAACTTTCCGGCCGCCTGATTTACGAAACAAAGTCGCAAGGAGGCACCGCTTCCTGGGATCTGAATGATTACACCGGCAGACGTGCCAAAGGCGGAATTTATATGGTCCTCATTGTGACCTCCGACGGGAATGAGAAGTTTGCCGGAAAACTGGCCGTAATAAACTGA